A single genomic interval of Halobacillus halophilus DSM 2266 harbors:
- a CDS encoding LCP family protein, which yields MKRKKLKIALSIVVFILLIGIGTAAGYAIYLTDKVKQTATESHQELDRGEKSEKRQSEVNPEYDDISVLFVGIDDSKKRSSGGNRNALSDALVLATFNDNNKSIKMVSIPRDSYTYIPQIDSKDKITHAHAFGGIDATVETVERMFDIPVDYYVRLNFNSFIEVVNSIGGITYDVPFDITEQNSVDKDGAIKLEEGYQELNGEEALALARTRKYDSDLARGQRQMELIQEIARQTMTTSSLHNFGDILNSINDNLKTNLTFEEMVSFKDYFLDKQGLTFDKMQLNGEGGKMDGVWYYQVNEESLSTAKDQLQAHLNLPSQNDKNSNTFAEENEDEDNSM from the coding sequence ATGAAACGCAAAAAACTGAAGATCGCCCTAAGCATAGTGGTCTTTATTCTGTTAATCGGCATTGGTACCGCTGCTGGCTATGCCATTTATCTGACTGATAAAGTCAAGCAGACGGCAACCGAATCCCATCAGGAACTCGACCGAGGAGAGAAATCTGAAAAAAGGCAAAGCGAAGTGAACCCCGAGTACGATGACATTTCCGTATTGTTCGTAGGAATTGATGACAGTAAGAAAAGATCTTCCGGCGGCAATCGTAATGCTCTGTCGGATGCACTCGTCCTTGCAACTTTTAACGATAATAACAAATCGATAAAAATGGTAAGTATTCCGAGGGACTCTTACACGTACATCCCTCAAATCGACTCTAAAGATAAAATCACTCATGCTCACGCCTTTGGTGGAATCGATGCAACAGTTGAAACCGTGGAAAGAATGTTTGATATTCCTGTAGATTATTATGTGAGACTCAATTTTAATTCATTTATTGAAGTTGTTAACTCCATCGGTGGTATCACTTATGATGTCCCATTTGATATTACTGAACAAAATAGCGTCGACAAAGACGGAGCCATTAAATTGGAAGAAGGTTATCAAGAGTTGAATGGTGAGGAAGCCCTGGCTCTTGCCAGAACAAGAAAATATGACAGCGATCTGGCACGCGGGCAGCGACAAATGGAATTAATTCAGGAAATTGCACGTCAAACGATGACGACAAGTTCACTTCATAACTTCGGTGATATTCTCAACTCCATTAACGACAATCTGAAAACGAATTTAACATTCGAAGAAATGGTTTCCTTTAAGGACTATTTCCTTGATAAACAAGGGTTGACCTTTGATAAGATGCAGTTGAATGGTGAAGGTGGAAAAATGGACGGAGTCTGGTATTATCAGGTGAACGAAGAAAGCCTGTCCACTGCGAAAGATCAGCTGCAAGCTCACTTGAATTTACCTTCCCAAAATGATAAAAACTCCAATACCTTCGCTGAAGAAAACGAAGATGAAGATAATTCTATGTAA
- a CDS encoding FN3 associated domain-containing protein, whose product MKKVVAGCLVTVMTLSSTAIPMSDVKAAKAPADLFISEYVEGSSYNKALELYNGTGSAIDLTGYTLELYSNGAAEVSQTQELEGTLASGETFVIADSQAAQDIIDKADLIDGIVSFNGNDPLVLKKDGETIDSFGQVGNGSDFAKDVTLVRKASITSGDTNPTDSYDVSTEWDSYAKDTFDYLGSYEVNDTPETPVETVSIAEARQSEKGSTVSVQGIATAAFESGGQTNLYIQDESAGIIVRAPGITAQVGDQVTASGELGDYYGMEQIQTSSAAVEVTEEDAGVPEPEKVTAPQFSGDQGEAIEGEFVEVNNVEITDVNEYGDFTAQGAEGTFLITPADESLLKVGETYEQVKGVVNYSYNNYKLVPRSKSDIVQEAFAVTANKESGSVITGTEITLSAAEPGVTIHYTTDGSEPTAESKEYTEPITITEDTTIKAAAVRENGEVSKVSTFSYTALKAADSLEIHDIQGASHTSPYEGEVVKNVEGVVTKLDGSNGFYMQSLNPDEDIATSEGIYVYKRSSNVAVGDVITATGEVTEWREDGYSDANDLLTTQISASTVDVTSTGADIPDPVVIGEDREQPTENIEDDGLESFDPAEDGIDFYESLEGMLIELPEAKVSGPVKYDELPVYVEASEDQLFTRAEGLLISPEDYNPERVLIDVDGIDINAKTGDYFGESITGVVNYDYSNYKIRPTGEFPEIKDGGTERESAELKALKKKMTVASYNVENFSADTSPEKVEKIAESIIQNLNTPDVVGLIEVQDNNGPTDDGTVEANESYQKLIDAIAEAGGPKYEFTDIAPQDKTDGGQPGGNIRVGFIYNPDRVTLTDKPDGDAVTDVDVNEDGLTLNPGRVDPTNDAFYDSRKPLAAEFEFNGEKVVVVANHFNSKGGDDGLFGADQPVELGSEEQRIQQATVINNFVQKVESEMDDSNVVVLGDLNDFQFSAPINTLEGDILTNMIESLPTEEQYTYIYQGNSQVLDHILVSNNLAKQTKIQTVNINSDFSEADGRASDHDPVLAQIMIKNNGNKDKDKDQGKDKDKDKGKGNENKKDNDKDSGDKDHKDKDDEGNKDKEQEKEDKYTWVKSWIYSVWNKYFSSYFN is encoded by the coding sequence GTGAAAAAAGTAGTTGCTGGATGTTTAGTAACAGTAATGACGTTAAGTTCTACAGCGATTCCGATGTCTGATGTTAAGGCAGCGAAAGCACCTGCAGACTTGTTTATTTCTGAATATGTGGAAGGATCAAGTTATAATAAAGCGCTTGAACTTTATAATGGTACAGGAAGTGCTATTGATTTAACGGGTTATACGCTTGAACTCTATTCCAATGGAGCCGCTGAAGTTTCTCAGACTCAGGAACTTGAAGGAACATTAGCAAGCGGTGAAACATTCGTCATTGCGGACAGTCAGGCGGCCCAGGATATTATAGACAAAGCCGACTTAATTGATGGCATTGTGAGCTTCAACGGAAACGATCCGCTCGTATTGAAAAAAGACGGAGAAACTATCGATTCATTTGGGCAAGTTGGTAATGGTAGCGATTTTGCTAAAGACGTCACACTGGTTAGAAAAGCGTCCATAACTTCTGGTGATACAAATCCAACGGACAGTTACGATGTATCAACCGAGTGGGACAGCTATGCCAAAGATACATTTGATTATCTGGGTTCTTACGAAGTGAATGACACTCCGGAAACTCCCGTAGAGACTGTATCTATTGCTGAGGCTCGTCAAAGTGAAAAAGGTTCCACTGTAAGTGTACAGGGAATTGCTACGGCAGCGTTTGAATCTGGCGGACAAACGAACTTATACATACAAGACGAATCAGCAGGCATCATTGTTCGAGCTCCCGGAATTACCGCACAAGTTGGGGATCAGGTCACAGCTTCAGGAGAACTAGGTGATTATTATGGAATGGAGCAAATACAAACCTCTTCAGCCGCTGTTGAAGTTACAGAAGAGGATGCGGGTGTTCCTGAACCTGAGAAAGTTACGGCACCCCAATTTTCTGGTGATCAAGGAGAAGCCATTGAAGGCGAATTCGTAGAAGTGAATAATGTAGAAATCACCGATGTAAATGAATATGGAGATTTTACAGCGCAAGGAGCTGAAGGAACATTCCTAATCACCCCGGCCGATGAGAGTCTTCTTAAGGTTGGTGAAACCTACGAGCAGGTTAAGGGTGTCGTGAATTATAGTTACAATAATTATAAGCTGGTTCCTCGTTCAAAATCTGATATCGTGCAAGAAGCCTTCGCTGTCACAGCAAATAAAGAATCCGGTTCTGTAATTACAGGGACAGAAATTACTCTCAGCGCCGCTGAGCCAGGTGTGACGATTCATTATACCACGGATGGAAGTGAGCCTACAGCTGAAAGTAAAGAATACACAGAACCAATCACGATTACGGAGGATACTACGATCAAAGCTGCAGCTGTCCGTGAAAATGGAGAAGTGAGCAAGGTTTCTACGTTTTCTTATACGGCTCTAAAAGCTGCTGACTCCCTTGAAATCCATGATATACAGGGGGCTTCGCACACTTCTCCTTATGAAGGCGAAGTCGTAAAAAATGTCGAAGGTGTAGTCACGAAGCTGGATGGCAGCAATGGATTTTACATGCAAAGTCTTAATCCGGATGAAGACATAGCTACGTCTGAGGGGATTTACGTCTACAAGCGTTCTTCTAATGTTGCTGTTGGTGATGTCATAACGGCGACCGGAGAAGTTACGGAGTGGCGTGAAGATGGATATTCAGATGCAAACGATCTGCTGACTACTCAGATTAGTGCTTCCACTGTTGATGTGACCTCTACTGGAGCAGATATTCCAGATCCTGTAGTGATTGGTGAAGACCGTGAACAGCCGACAGAAAATATTGAAGATGATGGTCTCGAGTCCTTTGATCCGGCGGAAGACGGTATTGATTTCTATGAGAGCCTGGAAGGAATGCTGATTGAACTTCCAGAAGCTAAAGTATCCGGCCCGGTTAAATACGATGAGCTTCCAGTCTATGTAGAAGCGAGCGAAGATCAATTGTTTACCCGTGCAGAGGGATTGCTTATTTCTCCAGAGGACTACAATCCGGAACGCGTACTCATCGATGTTGACGGAATAGATATTAACGCGAAAACAGGTGATTATTTTGGTGAGTCTATCACCGGAGTAGTTAATTACGACTATAGCAACTACAAGATCCGCCCAACTGGAGAATTCCCGGAAATTAAAGACGGGGGCACTGAACGGGAATCTGCAGAGTTGAAAGCTCTTAAGAAAAAAATGACTGTAGCGAGCTACAACGTCGAGAACTTCTCTGCAGACACTTCTCCTGAAAAAGTTGAAAAGATTGCGGAATCTATTATTCAAAATCTAAATACTCCTGATGTGGTAGGTTTAATTGAAGTTCAAGACAATAACGGCCCGACTGATGATGGGACGGTAGAGGCGAATGAAAGTTACCAGAAATTAATTGATGCAATCGCAGAAGCGGGTGGACCGAAATATGAGTTCACTGACATTGCTCCCCAGGATAAAACGGACGGCGGTCAGCCGGGAGGAAACATACGCGTTGGATTCATTTACAACCCGGATCGCGTAACACTGACCGACAAGCCAGATGGGGATGCGGTAACCGACGTTGATGTGAACGAAGATGGTCTGACCTTGAACCCAGGACGTGTTGATCCAACGAATGATGCCTTTTACGATTCTCGCAAACCATTAGCGGCTGAATTCGAATTTAATGGAGAAAAAGTGGTCGTGGTAGCCAATCATTTCAATTCCAAAGGTGGAGATGATGGATTGTTCGGCGCTGATCAGCCAGTCGAGCTGGGCAGTGAAGAGCAGCGAATCCAGCAAGCCACTGTAATCAACAACTTTGTTCAAAAAGTTGAAAGTGAGATGGATGATTCGAATGTCGTCGTTCTTGGGGATTTAAATGATTTTCAGTTTTCCGCTCCGATTAATACACTGGAAGGTGACATCTTAACCAACATGATCGAATCTCTTCCGACAGAAGAGCAGTACACCTATATTTATCAAGGAAATTCTCAAGTGCTCGACCACATTCTTGTGAGCAACAATCTTGCTAAGCAGACGAAAATTCAGACGGTAAATATTAACTCTGACTTCTCAGAAGCTGATGGCCGTGCGAGTGACCATGATCCGGTACTAGCTCAGATCATGATTAAGAATAATGGCAATAAAGATAAAGACAAGGATCAAGGTAAAGACAAAGACAAAGATAAAGGTAAAGGAAATGAAAACAAAAAAGATAATGACAAAGACAGCGGCGATAAAGATCATAAAGACAAAGATGATGAAGGTAATAAAGACAAAGAACAGGAAAAAGAAGATAAGTACACGTGGGTTAAAAGCTGGATCTATAGTGTTTGGAATAAATACTTCAGCAGCTATTTTAACTAA
- a CDS encoding APC family permease: protein MATHERKKLERSLKPHWVWAIAFGSAIGWGAFVLPTDWIGQAGPIGVVLGILLGAVLMMIIGVSYGFLIEKFPVTGGEFAYAYIGFGRTFAFLAGWFLTLGYLCIVALNASALALLAKFLFPDFVRTGNLYVVAGYEVSIIQIAIASIALILFAILNIRGASFSGRTQFAFSMVLVLGITLLGLGAIFTEGPSISNITPAFKPDQTAIASILTILALAPFAYVGFDNIPQAAEEFDFKPKKAFGLIIWSLLAAGLAYSAMILITASTMPWQDLLAQINAEQSVWGTGDAIESYLGRAGVFIIAIAVSMGIFTGLNGFYISSSRLTFAMGRARILPNAFRKLHSKYHTPYVGILFTMAICLIAPWFGRQALLWVVDMSSTGVAIAYFFCTATAYKFYRWSSNHPAKNNTDVVSPGRKFLSLIGMLSSIGFLALLLLPWSPASLGRESYIVLCIWIVIGIVFYIFNYKRYNQITEKEMNYLILEKEEI, encoded by the coding sequence ATGGCCACACATGAAAGAAAAAAATTAGAAAGATCCTTAAAACCTCATTGGGTTTGGGCGATTGCATTTGGCTCCGCTATAGGATGGGGAGCTTTTGTACTGCCGACAGACTGGATCGGGCAGGCAGGTCCTATAGGAGTTGTGCTCGGAATTTTGCTCGGCGCTGTTCTTATGATGATTATCGGAGTAAGTTATGGTTTCTTAATAGAAAAATTTCCTGTGACAGGCGGAGAGTTTGCATATGCTTACATTGGATTTGGGAGAACATTTGCCTTCTTAGCAGGGTGGTTCTTAACCCTTGGATACTTATGTATTGTTGCTCTGAATGCTTCGGCGCTCGCTCTGCTTGCTAAATTTCTGTTTCCAGATTTCGTACGAACAGGCAACTTGTATGTTGTCGCTGGTTACGAAGTGTCCATCATTCAAATCGCGATTGCGAGTATCGCCCTTATTTTATTTGCTATTTTAAATATCAGAGGTGCCAGTTTTTCTGGAAGAACACAATTTGCCTTTAGTATGGTTTTAGTTCTAGGAATTACATTGTTAGGTCTTGGAGCTATATTTACAGAAGGCCCATCCATCAGCAACATTACACCTGCCTTCAAGCCGGATCAGACAGCGATTGCTTCGATTCTGACGATTTTAGCGCTTGCACCGTTTGCTTATGTTGGTTTCGATAATATACCTCAGGCAGCCGAAGAATTTGACTTTAAACCCAAAAAAGCATTTGGTTTAATTATTTGGTCTCTACTCGCTGCTGGGCTGGCCTACAGCGCTATGATCCTGATCACCGCAAGTACTATGCCCTGGCAGGATTTACTTGCTCAGATCAATGCAGAACAATCGGTATGGGGAACAGGTGACGCTATTGAAAGTTATCTTGGACGAGCTGGAGTATTCATTATCGCCATTGCTGTTTCCATGGGGATATTCACAGGATTAAACGGCTTTTATATTTCATCAAGCCGTCTCACTTTCGCCATGGGCCGCGCCCGCATATTACCAAATGCGTTCCGTAAACTTCACTCCAAGTATCACACACCTTATGTAGGTATTTTATTCACAATGGCCATTTGCCTGATTGCTCCTTGGTTTGGACGCCAGGCTTTATTATGGGTAGTGGACATGTCTTCTACAGGAGTAGCCATTGCTTACTTTTTCTGTACAGCAACCGCTTATAAATTTTATCGGTGGTCCTCGAACCATCCTGCCAAAAACAATACGGACGTAGTGTCCCCCGGCAGGAAGTTCCTTTCCTTGATTGGAATGCTCAGCTCCATTGGATTCCTTGCGTTACTACTTCTACCATGGTCTCCTGCATCACTAGGAAGAGAATCTTATATTGTCCTGTGTATATGGATCGTAATCGGAATTGTTTTCTATATCTTTAACTACAAACGATATAATCAAATTACAGAAAAAGAAATGAATTATCTGATTCTCGAAAAAGAAGAAATTTAA
- a CDS encoding YkvS family protein, with amino-acid sequence MIQPDDKIATPGQVVSFERNDITFTGKVIPSQCQRSVIVDLTIMDNLDEIDFEYDRTVVAHTNYRIIEE; translated from the coding sequence ATGATACAACCTGATGATAAAATCGCGACTCCCGGACAAGTAGTCAGTTTTGAAAGAAACGATATTACTTTTACGGGAAAAGTGATTCCTAGTCAATGCCAGCGTTCTGTAATTGTGGATCTAACAATTATGGACAATTTAGATGAAATTGATTTTGAATATGATAGAACGGTTGTAGCTCATACTAACTATCGTATTATAGAAGAATAA
- a CDS encoding glycosyltransferase family 4 protein, with product MEYKALLFCFIASLLITPVVKKIAVAIGATDQPNHRKVHKVVMPRLGGLAIYLSFAGGLLFFFPESRYTWPVFIGASIIIATGVLDDLKELSAKVKLGGQIVAAIVVVMGGVQVEYINLPFGGEMEFGYLSIPITILWIVGITNAINLIDGLDGLAAGVSAIALLTISGMAITMGNVFVVFAGFMMLGSTIGFLFYNFYPAKIFMGDTGALFLGFMISVLSLLGFKNVTLFSFIIPVIILGVPISDTLFAIVRRVIQRKPLSAPDKSHLHHCLINLGYSHPETVLMIYAVSALFSLAAVIFSQATMFGAMFVMAALILMIELIVEMTGLIGKDYKPILNMIRDYRTRR from the coding sequence ATGGAGTATAAGGCCTTGTTGTTCTGTTTTATTGCTTCGTTACTAATAACACCTGTTGTTAAAAAAATTGCTGTTGCTATTGGAGCGACTGATCAGCCGAACCATAGAAAAGTCCATAAAGTGGTTATGCCCAGACTGGGTGGACTGGCTATTTATTTAAGCTTTGCAGGAGGACTATTGTTCTTTTTCCCTGAAAGTCGTTATACTTGGCCGGTGTTTATTGGTGCCAGTATCATCATTGCCACAGGTGTCCTGGATGATCTAAAGGAGCTTTCTGCAAAAGTGAAGCTTGGGGGACAAATTGTAGCTGCTATTGTTGTGGTTATGGGAGGTGTACAAGTCGAGTACATTAACCTCCCGTTCGGTGGTGAAATGGAATTTGGATATTTAAGCATACCGATCACCATATTATGGATTGTAGGAATAACCAATGCGATTAACTTAATCGACGGGCTCGATGGCCTGGCCGCAGGGGTATCAGCAATTGCTTTACTGACGATCTCAGGTATGGCCATAACCATGGGAAATGTGTTTGTCGTATTTGCAGGATTTATGATGTTAGGAAGTACAATTGGTTTTCTTTTCTACAATTTCTATCCAGCCAAAATTTTTATGGGGGATACAGGGGCGTTGTTCCTCGGTTTTATGATCAGTGTGCTTTCACTTTTAGGCTTTAAAAACGTAACTCTATTCTCTTTCATTATTCCGGTAATTATTCTCGGTGTACCCATTTCTGACACGCTGTTTGCGATTGTCCGCAGAGTGATTCAACGAAAGCCATTGTCGGCCCCTGATAAATCGCACCTTCATCACTGTTTGATTAATTTGGGCTACAGTCATCCAGAAACGGTCCTCATGATTTATGCTGTTAGTGCCCTATTTAGTCTGGCAGCTGTTATCTTTTCTCAGGCAACAATGTTTGGAGCTATGTTTGTAATGGCAGCCCTTATTCTGATGATTGAATTAATCGTCGAGATGACCGGGTTAATTGGGAAAGATTATAAACCAATCCTCAATATGATTCGTGATTACCGTACACGCAGGTAA
- a CDS encoding LCP family protein translates to MNSRKVRIRKRKRKKKIRRISVFLLMLAVLAGGTFYYVSQVYTASFQALDRGEKSDLREEAVNIGDDPISILLMGVEDYSTDGSAGRADTQIVMTLDPKTNQITMTSLPRDTEITLPEEKVGEKYSGEHKLNATYSIGEISGYGSEKLAVETVENYLDIPIDKFATVNFEGFIKVVNLLNGVTVDVKEGFWERSSQNYNKKIEFEEGPTAMNGEEALAFVRMRKREAALTYPREERQRQFIQAAIDEAISAGTIFKAGEIADVIGKNITTNLSPREIYALQKAFSSESSDVKSFTIEGENKRLENGLYYFVPNEESLQDVETKLKQELDLPGASSSVSQEESSSD, encoded by the coding sequence ATGAATTCCAGAAAAGTTCGTATTCGCAAGAGAAAAAGAAAGAAGAAAATCAGGCGCATAAGTGTATTCCTTTTGATGCTGGCCGTTCTTGCCGGGGGCACGTTTTATTACGTGTCGCAGGTCTATACAGCATCTTTCCAGGCTTTAGATAGAGGAGAAAAATCTGATCTTCGAGAGGAAGCTGTAAACATTGGAGATGATCCAATTTCTATACTCTTAATGGGGGTAGAGGATTATTCAACAGACGGTTCAGCAGGCCGGGCGGACACACAAATTGTGATGACGCTGGACCCGAAAACAAATCAGATTACCATGACCAGTCTTCCAAGAGATACAGAAATTACGCTCCCGGAAGAAAAAGTCGGTGAGAAGTATTCAGGAGAGCATAAATTAAATGCCACCTATTCTATCGGAGAAATTTCAGGTTATGGATCTGAAAAACTTGCTGTAGAAACCGTGGAAAACTATCTCGACATTCCTATAGATAAATTTGCTACAGTTAACTTTGAAGGATTCATTAAAGTCGTGAATTTACTAAACGGAGTAACCGTAGATGTAAAAGAGGGCTTTTGGGAACGAAGCAGCCAGAATTACAATAAAAAGATTGAGTTTGAAGAAGGCCCGACAGCGATGAACGGCGAAGAGGCTTTAGCTTTTGTTAGAATGAGGAAAAGAGAAGCAGCCCTTACTTACCCAAGAGAAGAACGCCAACGCCAATTTATCCAAGCTGCCATCGACGAAGCGATCTCTGCGGGCACCATTTTTAAAGCTGGTGAAATTGCGGATGTTATCGGAAAGAACATTACTACGAATCTATCGCCCAGAGAGATTTATGCATTACAGAAAGCCTTTTCTTCCGAAAGTTCGGACGTAAAATCATTTACGATCGAAGGTGAAAACAAACGCCTCGAAAATGGACTCTACTATTTTGTTCCGAATGAAGAAAGCTTACAGGATGTAGAAACCAAGTTGAAGCAGGAACTTGATCTGCCTGGTGCTTCAAGTTCAGTATCTCAAGAGGAATCATCATCTGACTGA